In Streptomyces canus, one DNA window encodes the following:
- a CDS encoding AAA family ATPase has protein sequence MTWQPYYVGDGIPRDVELGAPPPWRSFPRQTLHRQFQPPPGLATAVNAALALRRPLLVTGPAGSGKSTVIEQVAAELKLGEPLRWHITSRSTLNEALYRYDALGRIHAQRLSGPEGDDDIAPFLRLGPLGTALLPSPRPRALLIDEIDKSDLDLPSDLLDVLERGTYEIPELGRYAEEVVRVRLWDSDARTAIERGRVQCDQFPFIVMTSNGERDFPAAFLRRCIRFTMPKPTVEALRAVVEAHLGPVSDAGQAPVVDRLVQEFVNRVTAGGSLAVDQLLNAVHLLTNGSALTDADRQEVMELVLRELSRA, from the coding sequence ATGACCTGGCAGCCCTACTACGTCGGGGACGGCATCCCTCGTGACGTCGAACTCGGCGCCCCGCCGCCATGGCGCAGCTTCCCTCGGCAGACCTTGCACCGGCAGTTCCAGCCACCGCCCGGCCTGGCCACCGCGGTGAACGCGGCCCTGGCTCTGCGTCGCCCCCTCCTGGTGACAGGTCCGGCGGGCTCCGGGAAGTCCACAGTGATCGAACAGGTCGCGGCCGAACTGAAGCTGGGCGAGCCCCTGCGCTGGCACATCACCTCGCGCAGCACGCTCAACGAGGCGCTGTACCGCTACGACGCCCTCGGCCGTATCCACGCCCAGCGGCTGTCCGGTCCGGAGGGCGACGACGACATCGCCCCCTTCCTCCGACTGGGGCCGCTGGGCACCGCGTTGCTCCCCTCGCCGCGGCCCAGGGCGCTGCTGATCGACGAGATCGACAAGAGTGATCTCGACCTGCCCAGCGATCTGCTCGACGTACTGGAGCGCGGTACGTACGAGATTCCCGAACTCGGCCGCTACGCCGAGGAGGTGGTCCGCGTCCGCCTTTGGGACAGCGACGCACGCACCGCGATCGAACGGGGCCGGGTCCAGTGCGACCAGTTCCCGTTCATCGTGATGACCAGCAACGGCGAGCGTGACTTCCCGGCGGCCTTCCTGCGGAGATGCATCCGCTTCACGATGCCGAAGCCCACCGTGGAGGCGCTTCGGGCCGTGGTCGAGGCCCATCTGGGACCTGTCTCGGACGCTGGGCAGGCGCCCGTGGTAGATCGCCTCGTTCAGGAGTTCGTCAACCGGGTCACGGCGGGCGGGAGCCTCGCCGTCGACCAGCTGCTGAACGCCGTACACCTGCTCACGAACGGCTCGGCTCTCACCGACGCCGACCGGCAGGAGGTCATGGAACTGGTCCTGCGCGAGCTGTCCCGTGCCTGA
- a CDS encoding alpha/beta hydrolase — MKPRLVFVHGVGGARNPAAELDHWLGALEQGGLDAGHALRVPGLMAGSMADVRFAYYGDLFTAPEAQSGADTEDIHSDDVRALLREAIDERLAERADDDGEVPVLCHAQAQLAPEGAVQGSGSVAGQVLSAANTVLCVPGLRTFGRWASARLMVGHLSQVARYLARGETDGTGLTLDARVRHRVTEELDPAVPTVLVAHSLGTVVALEALSGYPGEIPLLVTLGSPLGLRAMVGRRTRPQPPRVPDAVASWVNVWDRDDFIVGRPNLEDFFEPNDRSVLPEPRRVDSDGAWVHPALKYLAQPGVAGPVIGALDAVTRS, encoded by the coding sequence ATGAAGCCGCGTCTGGTGTTCGTCCATGGTGTCGGCGGGGCGCGCAATCCCGCTGCTGAACTCGACCACTGGCTGGGCGCGTTGGAGCAGGGCGGGCTCGACGCGGGGCATGCCCTGCGGGTGCCCGGGCTGATGGCCGGCTCGATGGCGGACGTACGGTTCGCCTACTACGGCGACCTGTTCACAGCCCCGGAGGCGCAGAGCGGCGCGGACACGGAGGACATCCACTCCGACGACGTACGCGCTCTGCTGCGTGAGGCCATCGACGAACGGCTGGCCGAGCGCGCGGACGACGACGGTGAGGTCCCGGTGCTCTGCCACGCGCAGGCGCAACTCGCTCCGGAAGGTGCCGTACAGGGCTCCGGTTCGGTGGCAGGGCAGGTGCTCAGCGCCGCGAACACCGTCCTGTGCGTTCCCGGACTGCGGACGTTCGGCAGATGGGCGAGCGCACGACTGATGGTGGGGCATCTGAGCCAGGTCGCACGATACTTGGCGCGCGGCGAAACGGACGGTACGGGCCTGACCCTCGACGCGCGGGTGCGCCACCGCGTGACGGAAGAACTGGACCCCGCGGTGCCCACCGTCCTCGTCGCGCACTCACTGGGCACCGTCGTCGCCCTGGAAGCACTGTCCGGCTACCCCGGCGAGATCCCGCTCCTTGTCACTCTCGGCTCGCCGTTGGGCCTGCGCGCCATGGTGGGACGCCGCACACGCCCGCAGCCGCCGCGGGTACCCGACGCGGTCGCGAGCTGGGTGAACGTGTGGGACCGCGACGACTTCATAGTCGGCCGTCCGAACCTGGAGGACTTCTTCGAACCCAACGACCGGTCCGTACTGCCCGAACCCAGACGTGTCGATTCGGACGGGGCCTGGGTGCATCCCGCGCTGAAGTACCTGGCCCAGCCGGGCGTCGCCGGGCCCGTCATCGGGGCCCTCGATGCGGTCACAAGGTCATGA